In Geminocystis sp. NIES-3709, a single genomic region encodes these proteins:
- a CDS encoding tetratricopeptide repeat protein, with protein MYKHIIPQIILSLLLGGMGLFPLELTAQAQTQAQKAQTVATRLNPQQRQQLYTLLQQGKQYVAVGDWTNALSIYRQAMVLDSNNPKIFSGMGYLYASLGDFQAAVNAYQQAITLAPDNGDFYSALGYTFAQIGDNSNGIKAYQKAIALQPNNADNFTALGVLLLRNKDYGQIENYYRRAISIDPKNETAYDMMATALYQQDKNNEAISFLEDAIEKFPSNIDLRLKLATAYFKGEKSQEGLEQLKILETSQPNNPKIILKMAMVYEQQQDWDNALKGYQKASSFDKDSILAYGGIARVLEQKQDDFRAIVAYRRFIELAPQNPYGYHRLGLLLKKRGRSAEANQMLEIAKNIYQQQGKLESVAEIEKEL; from the coding sequence GTGTATAAACACATTATCCCTCAAATAATTCTTTCTTTACTTTTAGGAGGTATGGGTTTATTTCCGCTAGAATTAACGGCACAGGCACAGACACAGGCACAAAAAGCACAAACAGTTGCCACTAGATTAAATCCACAACAAAGACAACAACTTTATACTTTACTTCAACAAGGTAAACAATATGTTGCGGTGGGTGACTGGACAAATGCACTGTCGATTTATCGTCAAGCAATGGTTTTAGACAGTAATAATCCCAAGATATTTTCAGGTATGGGTTATCTTTATGCTTCTTTGGGAGATTTTCAGGCGGCTGTTAATGCTTATCAACAAGCTATTACTCTTGCACCTGATAACGGAGATTTTTATTCAGCCTTAGGATATACTTTTGCCCAAATAGGTGATAATTCTAATGGTATTAAGGCTTATCAAAAAGCCATTGCACTTCAACCTAATAATGCGGATAATTTTACTGCTTTAGGAGTTTTATTACTGAGAAATAAAGATTATGGACAGATAGAAAATTATTATCGAAGGGCGATTTCGATCGATCCGAAAAATGAAACTGCTTATGATATGATGGCTACAGCTCTTTATCAACAAGATAAAAATAATGAAGCTATTAGTTTTTTAGAAGATGCGATCGAAAAATTTCCTAGTAATATTGATTTAAGATTAAAATTAGCAACAGCATACTTTAAGGGAGAAAAATCCCAAGAAGGATTAGAACAATTAAAGATTTTGGAGACATCTCAACCTAATAATCCCAAAATTATTTTAAAAATGGCGATGGTATATGAGCAACAACAGGATTGGGATAATGCCTTGAAGGGTTATCAAAAAGCCTCTTCCTTTGATAAGGATTCTATTCTTGCTTACGGTGGTATTGCCAGAGTTTTAGAACAAAAACAAGATGATTTTCGGGCGATCGTAGCATATCGTCGTTTTATTGAATTAGCACCTCAAAACCCCTATGGTTATCATCGTTTGGGCTTACTGTTGAAAAAAAGAGGAAGAAGTGCAGAAGCCAATCAGATGTTGGAAATAGCCAAAAATATTTATCAGCAACAAGGTAAATTGGAAAGTGTTGCCGAAATAGAAAAAGAGTTATAA
- a CDS encoding glutathione S-transferase family protein, with protein MLKLYGGSRSRASIVQWYLEEINLEYEYILIDMAEKEHLQPAFLELNPMGKVPVIVDEDFKLWESGAILLYLAEKYSQKIDSLEQKSIINQWILFANSTLATGLFIEANREKEINKLLPPLEHIFQNNSFLLGSEFSVADVAVGSMLAYTQILLKLDLSNYPAISNYIQKIIQRPAFMNTIGKR; from the coding sequence ATGTTAAAATTATACGGTGGTTCTCGTAGTCGTGCATCGATCGTTCAATGGTATTTAGAAGAAATCAATCTTGAGTATGAATATATTTTGATTGATATGGCGGAAAAAGAACATTTACAACCCGCTTTTTTAGAATTGAATCCCATGGGAAAAGTTCCAGTGATTGTTGATGAGGATTTTAAACTTTGGGAATCTGGCGCAATTTTATTATACCTAGCGGAAAAATATAGTCAAAAAATTGATTCTTTAGAACAAAAAAGTATTATTAATCAATGGATTTTATTTGCTAATTCGACTTTGGCTACCGGATTATTTATCGAGGCAAATAGAGAAAAAGAAATAAATAAATTATTGCCTCCATTAGAACATATTTTCCAAAATAATTCTTTCCTGTTGGGTTCAGAATTTAGCGTTGCTGATGTAGCAGTAGGATCAATGTTAGCTTATACTCAAATTTTATTAAAACTTGATTTAAGTAATTATCCTGCCATAAGTAACTATATCCAGAAAATTATCCAAAGACCAGCTTTTATGAATACTATTGGCAAAAGATAA
- a CDS encoding 50S ribosomal protein L23: protein MANSRYGKTTKVRKSIAELADIVIRPIVTEKATYMMEDNKFVFEVVKPATKPEIRAAIESLFDVKVVKVNTMNQPRKKRRVGQSIGYKPQYKKAIVTLAEGDSLQSTFFPEL, encoded by the coding sequence GTGGCGAATAGTAGATACGGAAAAACAACTAAAGTCAGAAAAAGCATTGCTGAATTAGCAGATATTGTTATCCGTCCCATCGTTACCGAAAAGGCAACTTATATGATGGAAGATAACAAATTTGTCTTTGAAGTAGTTAAGCCTGCAACTAAGCCCGAAATTCGTGCGGCGATCGAAAGTTTATTTGATGTAAAGGTAGTTAAAGTCAATACGATGAATCAACCCCGTAAAAAACGTCGTGTTGGTCAAAGTATTGGTTATAAACCTCAATACAAAAAAGCGATCGTAACCCTCGCCGAAGGAGATTCTCTCCAAAGTACATTTTTCCCTGAATTATAA
- a CDS encoding Ycf51 family protein, which produces MDLSLDFKTYTIWSIYITIGFLVLATIGFLFKWGFRFRLVGATGFMGVLTVGLFALSLGLFDRVEIPNAVKFNLVYDTGGNQAVITVPIDITRDQLESTLQQASANLFSYGRTATNGDDQLTIRARTQFHQEGVTIPLYLGQIRRSLVQKDDLNPTIVISDTAFAKLESLQKEQNLSLSTTLN; this is translated from the coding sequence ATGGATTTATCTTTAGATTTTAAAACTTATACTATTTGGTCAATATATATTACGATCGGTTTTTTGGTTCTGGCTACGATCGGATTTTTGTTTAAATGGGGTTTTCGTTTTCGTTTAGTAGGTGCGACAGGATTTATGGGAGTATTAACAGTAGGATTATTTGCTCTTAGTTTAGGGTTATTCGATCGTGTGGAGATACCCAATGCTGTTAAATTTAATTTAGTTTATGATACCGGTGGAAATCAAGCGGTAATTACTGTCCCCATTGATATTACCCGAGATCAACTAGAAAGTACTTTACAACAGGCTTCTGCTAATTTATTTTCCTATGGTAGAACGGCTACAAATGGAGATGATCAACTCACTATTAGGGCAAGGACGCAGTTTCACCAAGAAGGTGTAACAATTCCCCTCTATTTAGGTCAAATTCGTCGTTCTTTAGTCCAAAAAGACGATTTAAACCCCACTATCGTTATTTCTGATACTGCTTTTGCTAAATTGGAATCCTTGCAAAAAGAACAAAATCTGAGTTTGTCAACAACCCTTAATTAG
- the rpoD gene encoding RNA polymerase sigma factor RpoD, giving the protein MTQAQEIFATISPANDFEEMFDFNSGNNLSGSIGTIDPEFPEMIAEADSIGVSDLNGKKARKLPATRRRTQTKKKPFTEDSIRIYLQEIGRIRLLRAEEEIELARQIADLLDLEYIRATLMEHLGRIPTDQEWAIACDIPNLRQFNRRLHIGRRAKDKMVQSNLRLVVSIAKKYMNRGLSFQDLIQEGSLGLIRAAEKFDHEKGYKFSTYATWWIRQAITRAIADQSRTIRLPVHLYETISRIKKTTKMLSQKMGRKPTEEEIAEDMEMTIEKLRFIAKSAQLPISLETPIGKEEDSRLGDFIEADGETPEDEVSKNLLREDLENVLDSLSPRERDVLRLRYGLDDGRMKTLEEIGQIFNVTRERIRQIEAKALRKLRHPNRNSILKEYIR; this is encoded by the coding sequence ATGACCCAGGCACAAGAAATTTTCGCAACTATCTCACCCGCTAATGATTTCGAGGAAATGTTCGACTTTAATTCTGGTAATAATTTGAGTGGTTCGATCGGAACTATTGACCCAGAGTTTCCAGAGATGATCGCTGAAGCTGATTCTATTGGTGTTAGTGATCTAAATGGGAAAAAAGCTCGTAAATTACCAGCTACCCGTCGTCGCACCCAAACGAAGAAAAAACCTTTCACAGAAGATTCTATTCGTATCTATCTTCAAGAAATTGGTAGAATCAGACTACTCCGAGCGGAGGAAGAAATTGAACTAGCCCGACAAATTGCTGATTTATTAGATTTAGAATATATCAGGGCGACTTTAATGGAACATTTGGGGCGTATCCCGACGGATCAAGAATGGGCGATCGCTTGTGATATTCCAAACCTGCGTCAGTTTAACCGCCGTTTACACATCGGACGACGAGCAAAGGATAAGATGGTACAGTCTAACCTTCGTTTAGTGGTCTCTATTGCCAAAAAGTACATGAATCGTGGTTTATCCTTCCAAGATTTGATTCAAGAAGGATCTCTGGGTTTAATTCGTGCCGCCGAAAAATTTGACCACGAAAAAGGCTATAAGTTTTCCACTTACGCTACATGGTGGATTCGTCAAGCCATTACTCGTGCCATCGCTGATCAATCTCGAACTATTCGTCTTCCTGTTCATCTTTACGAAACTATTTCTCGCATTAAAAAAACCACTAAGATGTTATCCCAAAAAATGGGACGCAAACCCACCGAGGAAGAAATTGCAGAAGATATGGAGATGACGATTGAGAAATTGCGTTTTATTGCCAAATCTGCTCAACTACCCATATCCTTAGAAACCCCCATCGGGAAAGAAGAAGATTCTCGTTTGGGGGATTTTATTGAGGCTGATGGGGAAACTCCTGAAGATGAAGTATCAAAAAATTTACTACGAGAAGATTTAGAAAATGTTTTAGATTCTTTAAGTCCTCGTGAACGAGATGTATTGCGATTACGGTATGGTTTGGATGATGGACGAATGAAAACTTTAGAGGAAATTGGTCAAATATTCAATGTTACTCGTGAAAGAATTCGCCAAATTGAAGCTAAAGCATTGCGAAAATTGCGTCATCCCAATCGGAATAGCATTTTAAAAGAATATATCCGTTAG
- a CDS encoding RNA methyltransferase encodes MLTSVQNPLAKQIRKLHKTQERHRENLHLLEGTNLLEVASKINYPLVTILATEIWQKKNYSLWQTLQTQAQKVETISPELIKNLATTINPDGVIATAYRDSRQPQPPQNLHLGLVCDRIQDPGNLGTIIRTGVAMDVDFLWLSSDSVDLDNPKVMRSSVGEWFKIQAKVENDLASLVKKYQSQGYQIIATSLDGNKTHWEIDFTKPTILLLGNEAQGLSPELANLATETVKIPLANDVESLNVAIATAVLLGEYQRQIRC; translated from the coding sequence ATGCTAACCAGTGTTCAAAATCCTTTAGCAAAACAAATTCGTAAGTTACATAAAACTCAAGAAAGACATCGAGAGAATTTACATCTTTTAGAAGGCACAAATTTATTAGAAGTTGCGAGTAAAATTAATTATCCTCTCGTAACAATATTAGCCACAGAAATATGGCAAAAAAAAAATTACTCTCTTTGGCAAACTTTACAAACTCAGGCACAAAAGGTGGAAACTATTTCCCCTGAGTTAATCAAAAATTTGGCAACTACGATTAATCCTGATGGGGTTATAGCTACGGCTTATCGTGATAGTCGCCAACCACAACCACCACAAAATCTACATTTAGGCTTAGTTTGCGATCGTATTCAAGATCCGGGAAACTTAGGTACAATTATTCGTACTGGCGTTGCGATGGATGTGGATTTTCTCTGGTTGAGTAGTGATAGTGTGGATTTAGATAATCCTAAGGTAATGCGATCGTCTGTGGGGGAATGGTTTAAAATACAGGCAAAAGTAGAAAATGATCTAGCTTCTTTAGTAAAAAAATATCAATCTCAAGGTTATCAAATTATCGCCACGTCTTTAGATGGAAACAAAACTCATTGGGAAATTGATTTTACTAAACCAACTATTCTATTATTAGGTAACGAAGCTCAAGGTTTATCCCCGGAATTGGCCAATTTAGCGACAGAAACTGTTAAAATTCCATTAGCTAATGATGTTGAATCTCTTAATGTGGCGATCGCAACAGCTGTTTTATTAGGGGAATATCAGAGACAAATTAGATGTTAG
- the rplB gene encoding 50S ribosomal protein L2, which yields MGVRTYRPYTPGRRQAVSSDFAEITKSTPEKSLTKYVHRKKGRNNRGVITSRHRGGGHKKLYRIIDFKRDKRDINAEVIAIEYDPNRNARIALVQYEDGEKRYILAPAGIQVGATIIASAEAPYEIGNALPLEKIPLGTEIHNIELTEGKGGQIVRAAGGFAQLMAKDGNYVTLKLPSKEVRMIRKECYATIGRVGNIEARNLKLGKAGKTRHLGIRPHVRGSAMNPVDHPHGGGEGRAPIGRSGPVSPWGQPALGKKTRKKKKLSSKYIVRRRNANKGK from the coding sequence ATGGGTGTTCGTACATATAGACCATATACACCAGGCAGAAGACAAGCGGTAAGCTCAGATTTCGCAGAAATCACAAAAAGCACTCCGGAAAAGTCTCTGACAAAATATGTCCACCGTAAAAAGGGACGTAATAACAGAGGTGTAATTACCAGTCGTCACCGTGGCGGCGGACACAAAAAACTTTATCGTATTATCGACTTCAAAAGAGATAAAAGAGATATTAACGCTGAAGTAATTGCGATCGAATATGATCCTAACCGTAATGCTCGTATTGCTCTTGTGCAGTATGAAGACGGCGAAAAAAGATATATTCTCGCTCCAGCAGGTATCCAAGTAGGAGCTACTATTATCGCTAGTGCGGAAGCACCTTACGAAATCGGTAATGCTTTACCTTTGGAAAAAATTCCCCTCGGTACAGAGATTCATAACATTGAACTCACCGAAGGAAAAGGCGGTCAAATCGTTCGTGCCGCTGGTGGTTTTGCTCAATTAATGGCAAAAGACGGAAATTATGTAACTCTGAAACTACCTTCCAAAGAGGTACGGATGATTCGTAAAGAATGTTATGCCACTATCGGACGGGTAGGAAATATCGAAGCCAGAAACCTCAAACTCGGAAAAGCTGGTAAGACTCGTCATTTAGGTATCAGACCCCATGTAAGAGGAAGTGCCATGAACCCTGTAGATCACCCTCATGGTGGTGGTGAAGGTCGTGCTCCTATCGGTCGTTCTGGACCTGTTTCTCCTTGGGGACAACCTGCTTTAGGTAAGAAAACTCGTAAGAAGAAAAAACTCAGTAGTAAATATATCGTTCGTCGTCGTAACGCCAACAAAGGCAAATAA
- the rplC gene encoding 50S ribosomal protein L3 has translation MSLGVLGTKLGMTTIFDPETGNAIPVTVVQAGPCLVTQIKTKETDGYTAVQLGYSDLPDRKRTLNTKEPKEVNKYLTSPEDGHLSNKGLPALRHLKEYRLDDVSSFEIGQTIGANLFEEGALVDVGGKTIGRGFSGYQKRHNFKRGNMTHGSKNHRLPGSTGAGTTPGRVYPGKRMAGRYGNTNVKIRKLVVVKIDSDRNLLLIKGAIPGKTGNLVSITPALIVGQK, from the coding sequence GTGAGCTTAGGCGTACTCGGTACAAAACTAGGCATGACCACCATCTTTGATCCTGAAACAGGTAATGCAATTCCTGTAACTGTAGTTCAAGCAGGTCCATGTCTAGTAACTCAAATAAAAACCAAAGAAACTGACGGTTATACAGCCGTTCAACTCGGATACAGTGATCTACCCGATCGTAAGCGTACCTTAAACACCAAAGAGCCTAAAGAAGTTAATAAATACTTAACCAGTCCCGAAGACGGACATTTAAGTAATAAAGGACTTCCTGCTTTACGTCATCTCAAAGAATATCGTTTAGACGATGTAAGTTCATTTGAAATTGGGCAAACCATCGGAGCAAACTTGTTTGAAGAAGGTGCATTAGTAGATGTAGGTGGAAAAACCATCGGAAGAGGGTTTTCTGGTTATCAAAAACGTCATAACTTCAAAAGAGGTAATATGACTCATGGTTCTAAAAACCATCGTTTACCCGGTTCAACAGGTGCGGGGACAACTCCCGGTCGTGTTTACCCCGGCAAAAGAATGGCAGGACGTTATGGTAACACCAACGTTAAAATCCGTAAGTTAGTTGTCGTAAAAATTGACTCCGATCGTAACTTGTTACTTATCAAAGGAGCAATTCCGGGCAAAACAGGCAACTTAGTTAGTATTACTCCCGCCTTAATCGTCGGTCAAAAGTAA
- a CDS encoding mechanosensitive ion channel family protein, whose amino-acid sequence MLLFNWNFIVKSLAPIFVVLIIVLMGVLVENRLKKLRENINTNSLLRKYSFIFECFDGIIFLWSIVGSIGLILPTISLPSALNILIQKILIVIALTGGTILASRLAVSSIQLYGKKNETSLSITSLFEYLTKVLIFSIGFLIIIQSIGIQITALITAFGVGSLSIGLAFQNTLSNLISGINIIISRKIRPGDYIKFKNGEEGYVMDVELKYTLIKDIYENIIVIPNRQIIDSSFKNYTLSNSSFLLPIKIGISYDSDLEKVELITLVIAKKVLANVNGGVKNFEPFLRYDKFDYYSINLIVYLKINEYFDRFIITHEFIKEIHRVYKQENIVMAFPIVVNYNNGQLIIDN is encoded by the coding sequence ATGTTGTTATTTAATTGGAATTTTATAGTTAAAAGTTTAGCTCCTATTTTTGTGGTGTTAATCATAGTTTTAATGGGAGTTTTAGTCGAAAATCGGCTTAAAAAATTAAGAGAAAATATTAATACTAATAGTTTATTAAGAAAATATAGCTTTATTTTTGAATGTTTTGATGGCATTATTTTTCTTTGGTCTATTGTAGGCTCGATCGGACTTATTTTACCTACTATTAGTTTACCTTCAGCATTAAATATTTTAATTCAAAAAATATTAATAGTCATTGCTTTAACTGGCGGAACGATTTTAGCTTCTCGTTTAGCGGTAAGTAGCATTCAATTATATGGGAAAAAAAATGAGACGAGTCTTTCTATTACTTCTCTATTTGAATATTTAACTAAAGTTCTAATTTTTAGTATTGGGTTTTTAATTATTATACAGTCGATCGGGATTCAAATTACTGCTTTAATTACTGCTTTTGGTGTAGGTAGTTTATCGATCGGTTTGGCATTTCAAAATACTTTAAGTAATCTAATTTCTGGAATAAATATTATTATTTCTCGGAAAATTCGTCCGGGAGATTATATTAAATTTAAAAATGGAGAAGAAGGTTATGTAATGGATGTAGAATTAAAATATACATTAATTAAAGATATTTATGAGAATATAATTGTTATTCCTAATCGACAAATTATTGATTCTAGTTTCAAAAATTATACTTTATCTAATTCTTCTTTTTTATTACCGATCAAAATAGGTATTAGTTATGATAGTGATTTAGAAAAAGTTGAATTAATAACTTTAGTTATTGCGAAAAAAGTTTTAGCAAATGTTAATGGTGGGGTAAAAAATTTTGAACCTTTTTTAAGGTATGATAAATTTGACTATTATTCAATTAATCTGATAGTTTATCTTAAAATTAATGAGTATTTCGATCGATTTATCATCACCCATGAGTTTATTAAAGAAATTCACAGGGTTTATAAACAAGAAAATATTGTAATGGCATTTCCTATTGTGGTGAATTATAACAATGGGCAATTAATCATCGATAATTAG
- the rplD gene encoding 50S ribosomal protein L4, whose amino-acid sequence MVNCVVKNWQGEHSGETTLEMPIAKVENAEHIVHRALVRQLHNQRQGTASTKTRAEVRGGGRKPWRQKGTGRARAGSIRSPLWRGGGVIFGPKPKDYNLKMNRKERRLALRTAFISRVEDLIVVENFADQLSAPKTKEVVAALTRWGVTSEQKVLLIVTDISSDNLYLSVRNLPNVKLLKHDCLNIYDILYADKIVATSEAITKIQEVYCGE is encoded by the coding sequence ATGGTTAATTGTGTAGTAAAAAATTGGCAAGGAGAACATAGTGGCGAAACTACTTTAGAGATGCCGATCGCTAAAGTAGAAAACGCAGAACACATTGTCCATCGTGCCTTAGTTCGTCAACTACATAATCAGCGTCAGGGAACAGCATCCACAAAAACTAGAGCAGAAGTGCGTGGTGGTGGTCGTAAACCTTGGCGGCAGAAAGGTACTGGTAGAGCTAGAGCCGGTTCTATTCGTTCTCCCCTATGGCGTGGCGGTGGTGTCATTTTTGGACCAAAACCCAAAGATTACAACCTCAAAATGAACCGTAAGGAAAGAAGATTAGCTTTAAGAACCGCTTTTATCAGTCGTGTGGAAGATCTTATTGTTGTAGAAAATTTTGCAGATCAGTTGAGTGCGCCTAAAACTAAAGAAGTAGTAGCCGCTTTAACTCGTTGGGGTGTCACTTCTGAGCAAAAAGTACTCTTAATTGTCACGGATATTTCTTCTGATAATCTTTACCTATCTGTTCGTAACTTACCCAATGTCAAACTTCTTAAACATGATTGTTTAAATATTTATGACATTTTATACGCTGATAAAATTGTAGCTACCTCTGAAGCTATTACCAAAATACAGGAGGTTTATTGTGGCGAATAG
- a CDS encoding N-acetylmuramoyl-L-alanine amidase, with amino-acid sequence MVKFYSLILSCLTFLILATPAYGGRLLFWRFEPNQNRLIFTTDQGIQPTAQLIANPTRLVIDLPGTTLGRPTVNENLGGIITNLRIGQFDARTTRVVVELSPGYVLDPQGIKIKGISPTQWSVELPQPQRSNFPTPSNPNNVENQSNNNINRNPVSTNNNRNNSSSSGLQVTSSGIIVGIDGGNSNKIVVNRSRDRRKIDFEIEGITIPDNLPKFWNVNKYGIGDVEIDQKKSVALLTLNVNPDSPDWQASFSRMGGLVLWPQGGISRVVDLPSGSSNSSNNQSLQPNTLRNNNTRYLPNNSTANTGKTSIESIELLNNQLLIRGNRIIKGQGSWSQGNTVYQIRLENTDLSSSFRNPSLPSGSPISRMRIWQPDNKTVILLIEPAVGARIGQLNQPTERMLALSFNRLSSSNNSPNNFNTSVPISQAPPDPFNQTPGNNPSSWQPLPPVNNRPSSNNNRSVTRGKTLVVIDPGHGGKDVGAVGIGGIQEKNIVLSISQQVASILEQQGLQVRMTRDSDYFISLEGRTQMANSLNADVFVSIHANSAGASKPGVSGYETYYYQNGRGLAETIHRNIIRRVDVRDRKIKQARFYVLRTSRMPSVLLETGFVTGSEDAAKLSNSYFQRQMAEAIAAGIVEYIKTNRL; translated from the coding sequence ATGGTGAAATTTTATTCTTTAATTTTAAGTTGTCTAACCTTTCTCATTTTAGCAACTCCGGCTTATGGGGGAAGACTTTTATTTTGGCGTTTTGAACCCAATCAAAATCGTTTAATTTTTACTACTGATCAAGGGATACAACCAACGGCTCAACTTATTGCTAATCCTACTCGTTTAGTGATTGATTTGCCCGGTACGACATTAGGAAGACCAACTGTTAATGAAAATTTGGGGGGTATTATTACTAATTTAAGAATTGGTCAATTTGATGCTCGTACTACTAGAGTGGTGGTGGAATTATCTCCCGGATATGTTCTTGATCCTCAAGGTATTAAGATTAAAGGAATTTCTCCAACTCAGTGGTCTGTGGAATTACCTCAACCCCAACGATCGAACTTTCCCACTCCTTCTAATCCGAATAACGTAGAAAATCAATCTAACAATAATATTAATAGAAATCCTGTTTCTACTAATAATAATCGTAACAATTCTTCTTCTTCTGGATTGCAAGTGACATCTAGTGGTATTATTGTCGGCATTGATGGGGGTAATAGCAACAAAATAGTTGTTAATCGTAGTCGGGATCGTCGTAAAATTGATTTTGAGATAGAAGGCATTACGATTCCAGATAATTTACCCAAGTTTTGGAACGTTAATAAGTATGGTATTGGAGATGTAGAAATTGATCAAAAAAAATCTGTAGCTTTATTAACATTAAATGTAAATCCTGATAGTCCTGATTGGCAAGCCAGTTTTAGTCGTATGGGGGGGTTAGTTTTATGGCCTCAAGGTGGAATTAGTCGAGTTGTTGATTTACCTTCTGGAAGTTCTAATTCTAGTAATAATCAGTCTTTACAACCAAATACTCTTCGCAACAACAATACAAGATATTTACCAAATAATTCTACAGCGAATACTGGCAAAACTAGCATTGAATCGATCGAGTTATTGAATAATCAATTATTGATTAGAGGAAATAGAATAATTAAAGGTCAAGGTAGTTGGAGTCAAGGAAACACAGTCTATCAAATCAGATTGGAAAATACAGATTTATCTTCTAGTTTTAGAAATCCCTCTTTACCATCTGGTAGTCCCATTTCCAGAATGCGTATTTGGCAACCAGATAATAAAACTGTAATACTCTTAATTGAACCGGCTGTGGGTGCAAGAATTGGTCAATTAAATCAACCCACAGAGAGAATGTTGGCTTTATCTTTTAATCGTCTCAGCAGTTCTAACAATTCACCCAATAATTTTAATACGTCTGTTCCTATTTCTCAAGCACCTCCAGACCCCTTTAACCAAACTCCGGGAAATAATCCTAGTTCTTGGCAACCTTTACCACCAGTCAATAATAGACCTTCTTCCAATAATAATCGTTCAGTGACCAGAGGGAAAACTTTAGTCGTTATTGATCCAGGTCATGGAGGTAAAGATGTGGGAGCGGTGGGAATTGGGGGTATTCAAGAAAAAAACATTGTTTTATCAATATCTCAACAAGTAGCTAGTATCTTAGAACAACAGGGACTCCAAGTTAGAATGACAAGGGATAGTGATTATTTTATTAGTTTAGAAGGACGAACTCAAATGGCCAATAGTCTTAATGCTGATGTTTTTGTGAGTATTCATGCAAATTCAGCAGGTGCTAGTAAACCGGGAGTGAGTGGTTATGAAACCTATTATTATCAAAATGGTCGAGGTTTAGCAGAGACGATTCACCGTAATATTATTCGTCGGGTTGACGTGCGCGATCGAAAAATAAAACAAGCTCGATTTTATGTATTAAGAACATCCAGAATGCCATCAGTTTTGTTAGAAACAGGTTTTGTTACAGGCAGTGAAGATGCAGCGAAATTAAGTAATTCTTATTTTCAAAGACAAATGGCAGAAGCGATCGCCGCTGGAATTGTCGAATATATCAAAACGAATCGACTTTAA
- the murI gene encoding glutamate racemase, which translates to MKHCLGNRIGVFDSGVGGLTVLRKLYRHLPQESILYFADTQRLPYGIRSKEEIILFVREILDWMSKEQVKMVIMACNTSSALALEEVQSEYDFPILGLIHPGAKGAVKRGKRIGIISTVATAKSNAYRNAIKEINPQVDVWQVGCPEFVPLIEQNRIYDLYTKKVAEDYLSPLIRDEIDTLIYGCTHYPHLQGLLKDILPSSVQLIDPADYVVKAAEKELELMNLRNHDIILPTRFCVSGEPEDFAKISKQWLGFTPTVEKIYLPSVTRTVEISLPLVEPREINPNYLYVESLIA; encoded by the coding sequence ATGAAACATTGTTTAGGGAATAGAATTGGTGTTTTTGATAGTGGAGTCGGTGGGTTAACTGTACTCCGCAAACTTTATCGTCATTTGCCTCAAGAATCCATTCTCTATTTTGCCGATACTCAGCGTCTTCCTTATGGTATTCGTTCCAAAGAAGAGATTATTTTATTTGTTAGGGAGATACTCGATTGGATGTCTAAAGAACAAGTAAAAATGGTGATCATGGCTTGTAATACAAGCTCAGCCTTAGCTTTAGAAGAAGTACAATCAGAATATGATTTCCCCATTTTAGGCTTAATTCATCCGGGAGCAAAAGGTGCGGTTAAAAGAGGTAAAAGAATTGGTATTATTTCCACCGTCGCAACAGCAAAAAGTAACGCCTATCGTAATGCCATTAAAGAAATTAATCCTCAAGTAGATGTTTGGCAGGTGGGTTGTCCTGAATTTGTACCATTGATTGAACAAAATCGTATTTATGATCTTTATACCAAGAAAGTCGCCGAAGACTATTTATCCCCTTTAATTAGGGATGAAATTGATACCCTTATCTATGGTTGTACTCACTATCCTCATTTACAAGGGCTATTAAAGGATATTTTACCCTCTTCAGTACAATTAATTGATCCTGCTGATTATGTGGTTAAAGCAGCAGAAAAAGAGCTAGAGTTAATGAATTTACGGAATCACGATATTATTTTACCTACTCGCTTTTGTGTTAGTGGTGAACCTGAAGACTTTGCTAAAATTTCTAAACAGTGGTTAGGATTTACCCCTACCGTTGAAAAAATTTATCTACCATCAGTTACTAGAACTGTAGAAATATCTCTGCCATTAGTAGAACCTAGAGAAATTAATCCAAATTATTTATATGTTGAAAGTCTAATTGCTTAA